The following proteins come from a genomic window of Dreissena polymorpha isolate Duluth1 chromosome 1, UMN_Dpol_1.0, whole genome shotgun sequence:
- the LOC127859914 gene encoding EF-hand calcium-binding domain-containing protein 1-like translates to MTIVVNFVPAPAAQIRGVTNVCNVICPRWCEKQSRPGANVTHCHIVCGDLCEGQLQSNNPYVGNQYFEVVSTEFEFARYDADHDKRISVHEFAAEENVPVEDAQKIFDFADFNDDGFIDEKEFHGGPFIFTVQMAAEFSNMGRLGNKASV, encoded by the exons ATGACAATCGTCGTCAActtt GTACCAGCCCCGGCGGCTCAAATTCGCGGCGTAACTAATGTATGCAATGTGATCTGCCCGAGATGGTGCGAGAAACAGAGCAGACCCGGGGCGAACGTCACGCACTGCCATATCGTATGCGGCGATTTGTGCGAGGGACAG TTGCAGTCCAACAACCCCTACGTGGGCAACCAATACTTCGAAGTTGTCTCCACAGAATTTGAGTTCGCCCGGTATGACGCGGACCATGATAAACGAATCTCCGTGCACGAGTTTGCAGCCGAGGAAAACGTGCCTGTGGAAGACGCCCAGAAGATATTTGACTTCGCCGACTTTAACG ACGATGGCTTCATCGACGAAAAGGAATTTCACGGCGGTCCATTTATTTTCACAG TCCAAATGGCTGCAGAATTCTCAAACATGGGACGTCTTGGAAACAAAGCTTCTGTTTAG